The genomic region CCATGATAGGCTGGTTTGTCGGCGAGAAGCCGGGCGCAATGATCGCTGGGGGCGCTTCTCTTGCCCTTTCATTCGGCTGGACCAGTTATAGCTGGGCATTGTCTGTGCGGCAATCGCGCATCAATGCGCGATTGGCCAAACGCAAGCAGGCCAGGGCCAAGAAGACAGTGCGCCGAGTGTCTTGCGCATAATGCATGCATGAGCGGCTCTCTTGAGTTGGCAGCCGCACTGAATACAAAAAGGCAGCCTAGGCTGCCTTTTTCATTGATCACAAGATGGCTGAGTTGAGCTCATCAACTCGCAATGGGCCTAATGATGGTGACCACCTGCACCATGTACATGCCCGTGATCGATTTCTTCCTGGCCTGCTGGACGCACGGCGGTCACAGATGCCTTGAACAATACGCGCTCTCCGGCCCAGGGGTGATTACCGTCGACAATGACCTTGCCATCTTCAATATTGGTAACGGTATACAGTACGATGTCGCCAGTTTCGTCTTCGCCCTCAAATTGCATCCCGACCTTCAACTCTTCCGTCGGGAAGGCGGAAACAGGTTCTATCTGCACGAGTTCCTCATCATATTCGCCGAAGGCATCAGCTGGTTCCAGCGTCAGTTCGATAGAGTCGCCCACAGACTTGCCATGTAATTCCTCTTCTACTCGCGGGAAAATATTGTCATATCCGCCGTGCAGGTAGCTGACGGGATCCTTGCTGGCCTCCAGAATATTTCCATCGCTATCGCGTAATTCATAGGTGATGGTGACAACAGTGTTCATGGCGATCTGCATGAAAGATCCTTCTTTAAAGTGATTTGATAAATTTGAGTATTTCTGCGGCATGGCCTTTGGCCGTTACCCCATATTGTGCCAAGCGTACCACTCCAGTCCGGTCAATGACAAATGTGGAGCGGACTATGCCCATTTTTCTGATCCCGTCCTTCTCTTTTTCCTGCCACACACCATATTGCCTACATACCTCTCCATCCTCGTCGGATAGCAGGCAGACTGCCAAGCCGTGCTTGTCTCGAAAGGTGGCGTGGCTGATGCAGTCATCCCGGCTGATGCCGATCACGATCGTATCGTGGCGCTTGAATTCGTCTTCCAAGTCGCTGAACTCTATTGCCTGCAACGTGCAGCTGGGGGTGTTATCTTTGGGATAAAAGTAAAGTACTACATTGTGACCGCGTAGCGCGGAAAGGGTAATGGGCTCAATATCTGCATCTAGCAGGGAGAAGTCAGGAGCTGGTGAATTGGGTTGCAACATGGCTTGAATATACTTTAGAAAAGAGATTGCTCATGTTTTTATCCTACTACGGTGTTTTGCCAAGTAGGGGCAAGGCGAGAATTGTCAGCATGATGAGCATTGCCTGCGGATCACATCTTGAACGAGCATGTGTTGCGGCCATGCGTATGCGATGAAATGACATTGGACTGACTTCAAGAAAGGATGGGGAAGATTCTAACCTAATTTCTTGGCAGCGTAAGCAATGCGCTATCATGCACGCATGAAAAATAAACAAAATTCACTAGATGGCCGGCTTGCTCTGCTCGGCGGGCTGAGTGCAGCACAATTTCTTGCTGAATACTGGCAGAAAAAGCCTTTATTGATTCGTCAGGCGATCCCAGGATTCAATGGATTGCTAAGCCCAGATGAGCTGGCAGGGCTGGCTTGCGAAGAAGATGTACAGTCGCGCTTGGTTTCATTAAAACGCGGACGCTGGCATGTTGAAAACGGGCCGTTCGACGAAAAGCGCTTTGCCAAACTGCCTGAGCGTGACTGGACCTTGTTGGTGCAGGGGGTTAATCACCACTTGCCGGAAGCCGCAGAGTTATTACAG from Methylobacillus flagellatus KT harbors:
- a CDS encoding FKBP-type peptidyl-prolyl cis-trans isomerase is translated as MQIAMNTVVTITYELRDSDGNILEASKDPVSYLHGGYDNIFPRVEEELHGKSVGDSIELTLEPADAFGEYDEELVQIEPVSAFPTEELKVGMQFEGEDETGDIVLYTVTNIEDGKVIVDGNHPWAGERVLFKASVTAVRPAGQEEIDHGHVHGAGGHHH
- a CDS encoding peroxiredoxin, whose translation is MLQPNSPAPDFSLLDADIEPITLSALRGHNVVLYFYPKDNTPSCTLQAIEFSDLEDEFKRHDTIVIGISRDDCISHATFRDKHGLAVCLLSDEDGEVCRQYGVWQEKEKDGIRKMGIVRSTFVIDRTGVVRLAQYGVTAKGHAAEILKFIKSL